One Paramisgurnus dabryanus chromosome 8, PD_genome_1.1, whole genome shotgun sequence DNA window includes the following coding sequences:
- the LOC135771841 gene encoding uncharacterized protein, with product MASKVAPTGLIFLCLLQLRVQANVNTAVLNKMIQYFDNNVQPKTMSDIQYAIAISVPEQQCTDETSSIETVFSKGDAEKVKTILTNGQTCELCTNSENAPIIAARPKSDKIHAEYVLLYPVGNSLMDKLLEKAKENNCVVFYTYNSPCVTKCISGEKNIIEGLSNWKNKRSQGINVFVFRTVWHKDAWRKDLSEEFKKIDAIVPLYQCYGAERINCFKCRGEKTTSYCLDVPDRPNYLFEIML from the exons ATG GCATCCAAGGTAGCACCGACAGGACTCATTTTCCTCTGCCTGCTTCAACTGCGAGTTCAGGCGAATGTGAACACAGCCGTCCTCAATAAAATGATTCAGTATTTTGACAATAA TGTTCAACCCAAAACAATGTCTGATATTCAATATGCAATAGCGATCAGTGTCCCAGAGCAACAGTGCACAGATGAAACTTCTTCTATTGAAACTGTGTTCAGCAAAGGTGATGcagaaaaagtaaaaacaatTCTCACTAATGGTCAAACATGTGAACTTTGTACAAACTCAGAGAATGCACCAATAATTGCTGCAAGGCCAAAATCCGATAAGATCCATGCCGAGTATGTTCTGCTGTATCCTGTGGGTAATTCTCTAATGGACAAACTTTTAGAAAAGGCAAAGGAAAATAACTGTGTGGTTTTCTATACTTACAACTCACCTTGTGTGACAAAGTGCATTAGTGGTGAGAAGAATATTATTGAGGGTCTTTCAAACTGGAAAAATAAGCGAAGTCAgggaataaatgtttttgtctttcGAACCGTCTGGCATAAGGATGCTTGGAGAAAGGACCTATCAGAGGAATTCAAAAAGATTGATGCAATAGTGCCCCTTTATCAATGTTATGGGGCTGAACGAATTAACTGTTTTAAATGTCGGGGTGAAAAAACAACCAGCTACTGCCTGGATGTCCCAGATAGACCAAATTACTTATTTGAAATAATGCTCTGA
- the LOC135771844 gene encoding stonustoxin subunit beta-like: MEPFCKQDTEKISDKDNSTEVIPNPEPKTREEFLQYSLRLTPDTNTLYKHLRLSEGNKVITFTYTDQQYPDHPDRFECCQVLCRERVCGRSYWEIKWGGAVHISVSYKSIRRKEWGHGSEFGRNDQSWRLYCSDSRFSFCHNNKWINLPVVSSSFRIGVYVDHDAGILSFYSVSDTQMTLIHSIHTMFTQPLYPGFTMVSVHSKVTLCDPTI; the protein is encoded by the exons ATGGAGCCGTTCTGCAAACAAGACACAGAAAAGATCTCTGATAAAG ATAATAGCACAGAAGTTATTCCCAACCCTGAACCCAAGACCAGAGAAGAGTTCCTCCAGT ATTCTCTTCGTCTGACGCCGGATACGAACACGCTGTATAAGCACCTTCGACTGTCTGAGGGGAACAAAGTGATCACATTTACTTACACAGACCAGCAGTATCCCGATCATCCAGACAGATTTGAGTGTTGTCAGGTGTTGTGTCGAGAGCGCGTGTGTGGACGCTCTTACTGGGAGATTAAGTGGGGTGGTGCTGTGCATATATCAGTGTCATATAAAAGCATCCGTAGGAAGGAATGGGGTCATGGGAGTGAGTTTGGGCGTAATGATCAGTCCTGGAGATTGTACTGCTCTGACTCCAGATTTTCATTTTGTCACAATAACAAATGGATAAATCTCCCTGTAGTGTCCAGTTCTTTCAGAATTGGAGTGTATGTGGATCACGATGCAGGAATTTTGTCTTTCTACAGCGTATCTGACACCCAAATGACCCTCATCCACAGCATCCACACCATGTTTACTCAACCTCTCTATCCTGGGTTTACAATGGTTTCCGTTCATTCTAAAGTAACGCTGTGTGATCCAACAATATAG